In Paenibacillus sonchi, a single genomic region encodes these proteins:
- a CDS encoding NCS2 family permease, with the protein MNRFFKLKENGTTVRTEIMAGLTTFMAMAYILSVNPGTLTAFGRIDMGWYSVFLATALAAGIFTIAMGLFINFPVALAPGMGLNAYFASVVLSSATTDHEFTWQMGLTAVFISGIIFILLTITRVRQILLTAIPDSLKHAITVGIGLFITIIGLKNSGLMTIGVEAGKDIAANKFTDVLSFETVIHMGSLENTNVQLVIIGLLLISILMVLHVRGAILFGILGTTVVAILMGAVDFSTLSNPQTPWVPDFTQLNFWEFDWEGIMHTGIVSAIATFTFVELFDTFGTLVGTAERAGIMKNPEEGKKRVGNAMFVDAVAVAGGAMLGTSTTTAYVESAAGVAEGGRTGLTAVTTGVCFLLALFLAPVVALIPGPATAAALIIVGVLMAQSIRQIDFQDMVLAIPAFLTFAIMPFTYNIANGISFGIVTYVILACVANLAGKKKYDIHWMMWLLAVLIVLRYVLIGSQG; encoded by the coding sequence TTGAACCGCTTTTTCAAGTTGAAAGAAAACGGCACCACAGTGCGCACAGAGATTATGGCCGGTCTGACCACTTTTATGGCAATGGCGTATATTTTGTCGGTGAATCCCGGCACTCTGACCGCTTTTGGCCGCATCGACATGGGCTGGTATTCCGTATTCCTGGCTACAGCATTGGCTGCAGGGATTTTCACCATTGCCATGGGACTGTTCATCAACTTCCCGGTAGCTCTGGCGCCTGGTATGGGCCTTAATGCATACTTTGCATCCGTGGTTTTGTCCTCGGCAACCACCGATCATGAATTCACCTGGCAGATGGGTCTGACCGCCGTATTTATTTCCGGGATTATCTTCATCCTGTTGACAATCACCCGTGTCCGGCAGATTCTGCTTACCGCCATTCCTGACAGCCTGAAGCATGCCATTACCGTCGGTATCGGCTTGTTCATTACCATTATCGGCCTCAAGAACAGCGGACTGATGACGATCGGCGTTGAAGCCGGGAAGGATATCGCCGCTAACAAGTTTACAGATGTCCTCTCCTTTGAAACGGTTATTCATATGGGCAGCCTGGAAAACACCAATGTTCAATTGGTAATTATCGGCCTGCTGCTGATTTCCATCCTGATGGTGCTGCACGTGCGCGGCGCGATTCTGTTCGGGATTCTGGGCACGACCGTTGTCGCTATTCTCATGGGTGCTGTTGATTTCAGCACGCTGTCGAATCCGCAGACGCCTTGGGTTCCTGACTTCACCCAGCTCAACTTCTGGGAATTTGACTGGGAGGGCATTATGCACACCGGGATCGTGTCCGCGATTGCCACTTTCACTTTCGTAGAATTGTTTGACACTTTTGGTACGCTTGTTGGTACTGCTGAACGTGCCGGAATTATGAAGAACCCCGAAGAAGGCAAGAAACGTGTCGGAAATGCCATGTTCGTCGATGCAGTAGCTGTTGCCGGCGGTGCGATGCTGGGAACTTCCACTACTACCGCTTACGTAGAGAGCGCTGCCGGTGTTGCCGAAGGCGGCCGTACAGGTCTGACTGCCGTGACTACCGGTGTCTGCTTCCTGCTCGCACTGTTCTTGGCACCTGTTGTCGCGCTGATTCCAGGTCCGGCTACTGCAGCCGCGCTGATCATTGTCGGGGTGCTTATGGCGCAGTCCATCCGCCAAATTGATTTTCAGGATATGGTTCTGGCTATTCCGGCGTTCCTTACCTTCGCCATCATGCCTTTCACCTACAATATTGCGAACGGGATTTCGTTCGGTATTGTAACCTATGTTATCCTGGCCTGTGTTGCCAATCTTGCCGGTAAGAAGAAATACGACATCCACTGGATGATGTGGCTGCTCGCCGTCCTGATTGTGCTGCGTTACGTTCTGATCGGCAGCCAGGGTTAA
- a CDS encoding ArnT family glycosyltransferase, producing the protein MIPISGLFKRVYRSCIDNPWPLALFVLGAIVRIIYLGSIPSGLNQDEASIGYDAYAILHYGIDRNGVHLPIHLIAWGSGQNALYAYLSLPFIWLFGLTPLSVRALSLVMGLLGMIFFYLSMRQLFPTRAGGIFAMFFIAINPWHIMMSRWALESNLFPTLILIAVYCLLKSFQTPKWSYGFTVIMAISLYAYGTAYFLCRYLLSVPHFFYCIVES; encoded by the coding sequence GTGATCCCTATTTCCGGCCTATTTAAAAGAGTGTACCGATCCTGTATAGACAATCCTTGGCCGCTCGCGCTGTTTGTGCTGGGTGCAATTGTACGGATAATCTATCTCGGATCTATTCCTTCAGGACTTAATCAGGATGAGGCATCCATCGGCTATGATGCTTACGCGATCCTGCATTACGGGATTGACCGCAACGGTGTCCATCTGCCTATTCACCTTATCGCCTGGGGCAGTGGACAGAATGCGCTCTATGCCTATTTATCCCTGCCTTTTATCTGGCTCTTCGGGCTGACACCGCTGTCTGTCCGGGCGCTGAGTCTGGTGATGGGTTTGCTCGGCATGATTTTTTTCTATTTAAGTATGAGACAGCTGTTTCCAACCCGGGCAGGCGGGATTTTCGCCATGTTCTTCATCGCCATCAATCCCTGGCATATTATGATGTCCCGCTGGGCGCTGGAATCCAACTTGTTCCCTACCTTGATTCTGATTGCCGTCTATTGTCTGCTGAAATCCTTTCAGACACCCAAATGGTCCTACGGCTTTACGGTTATTATGGCAATTTCGTTATATGCATACGGAACAGCCTATTTTTTGTGCCGGTATTTGCTATCTGTGCCGCATTTCTTCTATTGTATAGTAGAGTCTTAA
- a CDS encoding glycosyltransferase 87 family protein yields the protein MLGWLIYRAGRAKLGSGTAIGLMLLFLFNPAVLMDSAAWGQADSFFLVFLLLSILGASEQRFVRSAIFFALATLVKPQALIFTPVLLFAFYHHRAWKQLAVGALYGLGIFAVLAAPFFWNNGGIGGLIDLYKGTLSSYPYSTVNAFNLYALTDPLWASIDSMWLGITYRAWGFIFILVAVALAAYYSFKKDRKELSKSFFIGMVLITIVFVFGTKMHERYMYPALLLCLFTYIESRDRRFLTLFLGFTLTQYLNVGYTLAHLNAGNNPPSDGIVLVTAIANIALALYMLYVGYVVYVRKEIKPILPPAAAAEKYDADLELAEGMRPLPKSTSRIGLPKLQRKDWIWMLGITAVYAALALFHLGSAKAPETLWEPAASGESFVVDLGQSSQLERVNIFGGVGTGKFKLEFSQSPDTWSGPLDVNEDVGNVFIWKSQPLNVAARYVKLTVTSPGFTLNEMAFYEQGEAKHRFRSPALHLMVQLPKGASRPTCLMNNRSSRRIPGL from the coding sequence GTGCTGGGCTGGCTGATTTACCGTGCAGGACGTGCGAAACTGGGTTCCGGCACGGCCATCGGCCTGATGCTGTTGTTCCTGTTCAATCCGGCGGTATTGATGGACTCTGCCGCTTGGGGGCAAGCAGATTCCTTCTTTTTAGTGTTCCTGCTGCTCAGTATTCTGGGCGCATCGGAACAACGCTTTGTGCGTTCGGCAATCTTTTTTGCCCTGGCTACGCTTGTTAAGCCGCAGGCATTGATTTTCACTCCAGTACTGCTGTTTGCCTTCTACCATCACCGTGCCTGGAAGCAGCTTGCGGTTGGCGCTCTTTACGGGCTTGGCATCTTTGCTGTACTGGCGGCTCCATTCTTCTGGAATAACGGCGGAATTGGCGGGCTGATTGATCTTTATAAGGGCACCTTATCCTCCTATCCGTATTCAACGGTCAATGCTTTTAATCTATATGCGCTGACCGATCCCTTATGGGCTTCCATTGATTCCATGTGGCTGGGAATTACTTATCGTGCCTGGGGTTTTATTTTCATCCTGGTGGCCGTTGCCCTTGCCGCGTATTACTCTTTCAAAAAAGACCGTAAAGAGCTTTCGAAGTCCTTCTTTATCGGTATGGTTCTCATCACAATCGTGTTTGTCTTCGGGACAAAAATGCATGAACGGTACATGTACCCGGCATTGCTCCTGTGCCTGTTCACCTATATCGAGAGCCGGGACCGCCGTTTCCTGACGCTGTTCCTCGGATTTACTTTGACGCAGTATCTTAATGTAGGCTATACGCTGGCCCATCTGAACGCCGGCAATAATCCGCCTTCGGACGGCATTGTGCTGGTGACTGCAATTGCCAATATTGCTTTGGCGTTATACATGCTGTATGTAGGGTATGTGGTATATGTCCGAAAAGAAATTAAACCAATTCTTCCTCCGGCTGCGGCGGCAGAGAAATATGATGCGGACCTGGAGCTGGCCGAGGGGATGCGTCCACTTCCCAAAAGCACCAGCCGGATAGGGCTGCCTAAGCTGCAGCGCAAAGACTGGATCTGGATGCTGGGCATTACCGCCGTCTATGCGGCGCTGGCTTTATTTCATCTGGGCTCGGCCAAAGCCCCGGAAACCTTGTGGGAACCGGCAGCCAGCGGCGAGAGCTTTGTTGTGGACCTGGGCCAGAGCAGCCAGCTGGAACGGGTGAACATATTCGGCGGTGTCGGGACCGGCAAATTCAAGCTGGAATTCAGCCAGTCGCCGGATACCTGGAGCGGCCCGCTGGATGTCAATGAGGATGTCGGCAATGTGTTTATCTGGAAAAGCCAGCCTTTGAACGTTGCGGCAAGATATGTGAAGCTGACCGTTACTTCTCCGGGATTCACATTGAATGAAATGGCCTTCTATGAGCAGGGGGAGGCAAAACACCGCTTCCGGTCGCCAGCGTTACACCTGATGGTACAACTGCCAAAAGGGGCCAGCCGTCCAACCTGTTTGATGAACAATCGGTCATCCCGGAGAATTCCGGGTTTATGA
- a CDS encoding phospholipid carrier-dependent glycosyltransferase, with translation MNSTYFDEIYHARTAYEYAHGIVPYENTHPPLGKLLISVGMELFGVNPFGWRIIGTLFGIAMLPLIYIMALRLFKKSLYAALAAGLFALDFMHFTQTRISTIDVYGVFFIMLMFYFMQRYFTMSFYRIPLRRTLMPLFWSGLFFGIGVASKWIVIYGGAGLAIMLALALFERYREYRAAGRLLAEGRVGDQELKAACSTADKSFWKNTIVTLLSCVLFFVIIPGVIYSLSFIPVLSVSADGYTFKGLIDAQKNMYNYHSQLVATHPFASSWWEWPFMKRPVWFFSGGEGLLEGQVSSIVTMGNPLIWWTGIFAMLASVWFTIKRKDKNLYMIWIGFFSQYVPWMLVPRETFLYHYFAMVPFMILAIVYIMKLLDSKYPEARYLRHAYVAVAALLFVMFYPVLSGMQVSKDYVDVVLRWFPSWVF, from the coding sequence ATGAACAGCACCTATTTTGATGAAATTTATCATGCCCGTACAGCTTATGAGTATGCCCACGGTATCGTCCCGTACGAGAATACCCACCCGCCTCTTGGCAAGCTGCTGATCTCTGTGGGGATGGAGCTGTTCGGCGTCAATCCGTTCGGCTGGCGGATTATCGGCACGCTCTTTGGTATTGCCATGCTGCCGCTGATCTATATAATGGCGTTGCGGCTGTTCAAAAAGAGCCTCTATGCCGCTCTTGCCGCCGGATTGTTCGCACTGGATTTCATGCATTTCACCCAGACGCGCATCTCAACCATCGATGTCTACGGTGTATTCTTCATCATGCTGATGTTCTATTTCATGCAGCGGTATTTCACAATGAGCTTCTACCGCATTCCGCTGCGCCGGACGCTGATGCCTCTTTTCTGGTCCGGCCTGTTTTTTGGGATCGGCGTCGCCTCCAAGTGGATTGTAATCTACGGGGGTGCGGGTCTTGCCATCATGCTGGCGCTTGCCCTGTTTGAACGCTACAGAGAGTACAGGGCGGCGGGACGTTTGCTGGCGGAGGGCAGAGTGGGGGATCAGGAGCTCAAGGCCGCCTGCAGCACCGCGGACAAATCGTTTTGGAAGAATACCATTGTTACCTTGCTTAGCTGCGTGCTGTTTTTTGTCATTATTCCAGGGGTGATCTACAGCCTGTCCTTTATCCCGGTTCTGTCGGTCTCGGCAGACGGCTACACCTTCAAAGGTCTGATTGATGCGCAAAAGAACATGTACAATTACCACAGCCAGCTTGTTGCCACTCACCCCTTCGCTTCTTCCTGGTGGGAATGGCCCTTCATGAAACGGCCGGTATGGTTTTTCAGCGGCGGTGAAGGACTGCTGGAAGGACAGGTAAGCAGCATCGTGACTATGGGGAACCCGCTGATCTGGTGGACCGGAATTTTTGCTATGCTGGCTTCGGTCTGGTTTACAATCAAGCGCAAGGACAAGAACCTGTACATGATCTGGATCGGATTTTTCTCGCAGTATGTTCCATGGATGCTGGTGCCGCGTGAAACGTTCCTTTACCACTACTTTGCCATGGTGCCGTTCATGATTCTTGCTATTGTATACATCATGAAGCTGCTCGACAGTAAATACCCGGAGGCCCGGTATTTGCGTCATGCTTATGTGGCCGTTGCCGCACTGCTTTTTGTAATGTTTTATCCTGTGCTGTCAGGCATGCAGGTTAGTAAAGACTATGTGGACGTTGTGCTGCGCTGGTTCCCTTCCTGGGTCTTCTAG
- a CDS encoding glycosyltransferase family 2 protein yields MKARYSVIVPMFNEEEVIQHTYERLKKVMDGCGDSYELVFVNDGSRDRTAEIMREISSRDEHVKLVDFSRNFGHQVAITAGMDYAEGEAVVVIDADLQDPPEVILQMIAKWKEGYEVVYAKRLKRQGETLFKKATAKMFYRLLSSMTSVEIPTDTGDFRLIDRKVCDVLRGLKEKNRYVRGLVSWVGFRQTMVEYVREERFAGETKYPLKKMIRFALDGITSFSHKPLKIASYIGFFLSFSSFLYLFFVLFQKVFTSWTVPGWASIVGVNLLFNGIVLMLLGVIGEYIGRIYDESKDRPLYIVRETRGYGDAESGGENAGVRKDNDYAR; encoded by the coding sequence GTGAAAGCCAGATACAGTGTAATTGTCCCCATGTTCAATGAGGAAGAAGTCATTCAGCATACGTATGAGCGTCTCAAAAAGGTCATGGACGGCTGCGGCGATTCTTACGAGCTTGTCTTCGTTAACGACGGGAGCCGGGATCGTACAGCTGAGATTATGCGTGAGATCAGCAGCCGCGACGAGCATGTCAAGCTGGTTGATTTCTCGCGCAATTTTGGCCATCAGGTGGCGATCACGGCGGGGATGGATTATGCTGAAGGCGAGGCGGTCGTGGTTATTGATGCGGATCTTCAGGACCCGCCTGAGGTAATTTTGCAGATGATTGCGAAGTGGAAAGAGGGTTATGAGGTAGTCTATGCCAAGCGGCTTAAGCGCCAGGGAGAAACGCTCTTCAAAAAAGCAACCGCAAAGATGTTCTACCGTCTGCTCAGCAGCATGACCAGTGTGGAGATTCCTACAGACACGGGTGATTTCCGGTTAATTGACCGCAAGGTATGTGATGTGCTGCGCGGTCTGAAGGAGAAGAACCGCTATGTGCGCGGGCTGGTAAGCTGGGTGGGCTTTCGCCAGACTATGGTTGAATACGTGCGTGAAGAGCGTTTTGCCGGTGAAACCAAATATCCGCTGAAGAAAATGATCCGGTTTGCGCTGGACGGCATCACCTCTTTTTCCCACAAACCGCTGAAAATAGCCTCATACATTGGCTTCTTTCTTTCCTTTTCCAGCTTTCTTTATCTGTTCTTTGTTCTGTTCCAGAAGGTGTTCACCTCATGGACGGTACCCGGCTGGGCTTCAATCGTGGGTGTGAATCTGCTGTTTAATGGTATTGTGCTGATGCTGCTCGGCGTAATCGGTGAATACATTGGGCGGATTTATGATGAATCCAAGGATAGACCGCTGTATATCGTGCGTGAGACGAGGGGCTACGGCGATGCAGAGAGTGGCGGAGAGAACGCGGGCGTGCGGAAGGACAATGATTATGCCAGATAG
- a CDS encoding GtrA family protein encodes MPDRQINAGFIQFLKFNAVGVLNTLIDFAIFTLLHSLGMMNAPAQIISYSAGTANSFIWNKKVTFRDRDRGARIALTGCSW; translated from the coding sequence ATGCCAGATAGACAGATTAATGCAGGATTCATCCAGTTTTTAAAATTCAATGCCGTAGGTGTGCTGAATACCTTGATTGATTTTGCCATATTCACTCTCCTGCACTCACTGGGGATGATGAATGCCCCGGCGCAGATCATTTCTTACAGCGCCGGTACCGCCAACAGTTTCATTTGGAATAAGAAGGTGACTTTTCGGGACCGGGACCGGGGAGCAAGGATAGCTTTGACCGGATGCAGCTGGTAA
- a CDS encoding GtrA family protein yields the protein MQLVRFIVLNLVVLGISVLLMHLLTGRFGIQVLVAKVLVTVVTVVINFFGSRKWVF from the coding sequence ATGCAGCTGGTAAGGTTCATTGTGCTGAACCTGGTTGTGCTGGGGATATCAGTGCTGCTTATGCATTTGCTGACCGGCCGCTTCGGCATTCAGGTGCTGGTTGCCAAAGTGCTGGTTACCGTCGTAACCGTAGTGATCAATTTTTTCGGAAGCCGGAAGTGGGTATTTTGA
- a CDS encoding class D sortase has product MRKFSYLIILAGILLMLYPKANEWYNDWQQQKLLEEAEQAYSEISPSPSPQSDLHKQYAEVTQLLAEESSEGDLAKATEAPAPEIKLGGKITGIIQIDKINLKLPVLEGATKANMKHAAAHMKETAAIGQVGNAAIAAHRSRTAGRLFNRLNEVEVGDTISVQTKEQDYQYVVYDISIVEPTDVSVLNGHNDDKILTLITCDPLVNPTHRLIIHARLS; this is encoded by the coding sequence ATGCGCAAGTTCTCTTACTTAATTATTCTTGCCGGGATTCTGCTGATGCTGTACCCCAAAGCAAATGAATGGTATAACGACTGGCAGCAGCAGAAGCTGCTGGAGGAAGCCGAACAGGCGTACAGTGAGATTTCGCCGTCACCATCTCCGCAGTCAGATCTGCACAAACAATATGCTGAAGTCACCCAGCTTCTCGCCGAGGAATCCTCTGAGGGTGACCTGGCGAAAGCGACAGAAGCGCCGGCTCCCGAAATTAAGCTGGGAGGCAAGATCACAGGCATTATCCAGATCGACAAAATCAATTTGAAGCTGCCCGTACTGGAAGGGGCCACTAAAGCCAACATGAAGCATGCTGCCGCCCACATGAAGGAGACCGCGGCTATCGGGCAGGTTGGCAATGCTGCGATTGCAGCACATAGATCGAGAACAGCAGGCAGGCTTTTTAACAGGCTCAACGAAGTTGAGGTCGGTGATACCATATCCGTGCAAACAAAGGAACAGGATTACCAATACGTAGTGTATGATATTTCAATTGTAGAGCCTACGGATGTTTCCGTATTAAATGGACATAACGATGATAAAATACTCACTCTGATTACCTGTGATCCATTGGTCAATCCGACTCATCGCCTGATTATTCATGCCAGATTGTCTTAA
- a CDS encoding transglutaminase-like domain-containing protein gives MKKFFFTLLTLFVVAASVQTGSAEAASTDTGWLNTSQLNQGVIAVSYEVPKDKRIKLMITKDNNSYTYNLYASKPNETFPLQQGNGSYKVSVLENTTGNKYKVMSSETVDLSMSDANDVYLSSVQNVKWSSSDKSVLKAAQLTQGLTTDEQKVKAIYNYIVSNVKYDYSLASSVTTDYIPNNDNTLATKKGICYDYASLFATMLRSQGIPTKLVMGNTSYVTSYHAWNEVLLDGKWVTIDTTVDAGLGKNNKETGLIKVASKYSAAKFY, from the coding sequence ATGAAGAAGTTCTTTTTTACGTTGTTAACATTGTTTGTAGTTGCCGCTTCCGTTCAGACAGGATCAGCTGAAGCTGCCAGCACGGACACAGGCTGGTTGAATACATCGCAATTGAATCAAGGGGTTATCGCTGTTTCTTATGAAGTTCCTAAGGACAAGCGTATTAAGCTCATGATTACTAAGGACAACAACAGCTACACATATAACCTATATGCTTCTAAGCCTAATGAAACCTTCCCGCTGCAGCAAGGTAATGGATCTTATAAAGTTTCTGTTCTGGAGAACACTACCGGCAATAAATACAAAGTGATGTCCTCCGAAACCGTAGACCTCAGCATGAGCGATGCGAACGACGTATACTTGAGCTCCGTACAGAATGTGAAATGGAGTTCTTCCGATAAATCAGTTCTGAAGGCTGCTCAGCTCACACAGGGGCTGACCACTGATGAACAAAAGGTAAAAGCAATATACAACTACATCGTTTCTAATGTGAAATATGACTATAGCTTAGCTTCCAGTGTTACGACTGACTACATCCCCAACAATGACAATACACTGGCCACCAAGAAGGGGATTTGCTACGATTATGCTTCATTGTTTGCAACCATGCTCCGCAGTCAAGGCATACCTACCAAATTGGTGATGGGGAATACCAGCTATGTGACTTCATACCATGCCTGGAACGAAGTCTTGCTTGACGGCAAGTGGGTGACTATCGACACTACAGTTGATGCCGGTTTGGGCAAGAACAACAAAGAAACGGGATTAATTAAAGTAGCAAGCAAATACTCCGCAGCAAAATTCTATTAA